The following are encoded in a window of Kogia breviceps isolate mKogBre1 chromosome 12, mKogBre1 haplotype 1, whole genome shotgun sequence genomic DNA:
- the KRT7 gene encoding keratin, type II cytoskeletal 7 isoform X2: MTCASGFGGRAFSCVSACGPRPVRRCITAAPYRGISCYRGLTGGFGSRSLCGDFRTGSCGRSFGYRSGGVCGPSPPCITTVSVNESLLKPLNLEIDPNAQGVKHEEKEQIKGLNNRFAAFIDKVRFLEQQNKLLETKLLFCQNRQCWESNLQPLFQSYIQTLRQEAERVEADSGRLASELSQVQEVLEGYKEKYEAEVALRVKAENEFVALKKDVDHVYLCKSDLEANSEALIQEIDFLRRLYEEEIGVLHSHILDTSVIIKMDNSRDLNMDSIVNEIKMNYDDIVSRSRAEAESWYRSKCEEIKATMIWHGETLRRTKEEINELNRMIQRLTADVENARCQNSKLEAAVTQEEQQGEAALNDARCKLAGLEEALQKAKRDMACLLKEYQEVMNSKLGLDIEIATYRRLLEGEEHRLCEGVGAVNVYVSSCRGGIVCGDLCASGAAPALTTSVCSSPCSGNVVVGTADACGPYSGLACSIVGSKTC; this comes from the exons TACCGCGGCATCTCCTGCTACCgcggcctcaccgggggcttcgGCAGCCGCAGCCTCTGCGGGGACTTCCGCACCGGCTCCTGCGGCCGCAGCTTCGGCTACCGCTCTGGCGGCGTGTGCGGCCCCAGCCCGCCCTGCATCACCACCGTGTCGGTCAACGAGAGCCTCCTCAAGCCCCTCAACCTGGAGATCGACCCCAACGCGCAGGGTGTGAAGCATGAGGAGAAGGAGCAGATCAAGGGTCTCAACAACAGGTTTGCTGCCTTCATCGACAAG GTGCGCTTCCTGGAGCAGCAGAACAAGCTGCTGGAGACCAAGCTGCTGTTCTGCCAGAACCGCCAGTGCTGGGAGAGCAACCTGCAGCCCCTGTTCCAGAGCTACATCCAAACGCTGAGGCAGGAGGCTGAGCGTGTGGAGGCCGACAGCGGGAGGCTGGCCTCGGAGCTCAGCCAAGTGCAGGAGGTGCTGGAGGGCTACAAGGAGAA GTACGAGGCGGAAGTCGCTCTGAGAGTGAAAGCGGAGAATGAGTTTGTGGCTCTGAAGAAG GATGTGGACCACGTCTACCTCTGCAAGTCAGACCTGGAGGCCAACTCAGAGGCCCTGATTCAGGAGATCGACTTCCTGCGGCGACTGTATGAGGAG GAGATCGGAGTTCTCCACTCCCACATCTTAGACACCTCGGTCATCATCAAGATGGACAACAGCCGGGACCTGAACATGGACAGCATTGTGAACGAGATCAAGATGAACTATGACGACATTGTCAGCCGCAGTCGGGCCGAGGCTGAGAGCTGGTACCGCAGCAAG TGTGAGGAGATCAAGGCCACGATGATCTGGCATGGGGAGACCCTGCGCCGCACCAAGGAGGAGATCAACGAGCTGAACCGCATGATCCAGAGGTTGACGGCCGACGTCGAGAATGCCAGGTGCCAG AACTCCAAACTGGAGGCTGCAGTGACCCAGGAGGAGCAGCAGGGCGAGGCAGCCCTTAATGATGCCCGCTGCAAACTGGCCGGGCTGGAGGAGGCCCTGCAGAAGGCCAAGCGGGACATGGCCTGCCTGCTCAAGGAGTACCAGGAGGTGATGAACTCCAAGCTGGGCCTGGACATTGAGATCGCCACCTACAGGCGCCTGCTGGAGGGCGAGGAGCACAG GCTGTGCGAGGGCGTCGGGGCTGTGAATGTCT ACGTCAGCAGCTGCCGCGGTGGCATCGTCTGTGGCGATCTCTGCGCCTCCGGCGCTGCCCCTGCTCTCACCACCAGCGTCTGCAGCTCCCCCTGCAGCGGCAACGTGGTGGTGGGCACCGCCGACGCCTGCGGCCCCTACTCCGGGCTGGCCTGCAGCATCGTGGGCTCTAAGACGTGCTAG